A stretch of the Aphis gossypii isolate Hap1 chromosome 2, ASM2018417v2, whole genome shotgun sequence genome encodes the following:
- the LOC126549927 gene encoding uncharacterized protein LOC126549927, giving the protein MATITKRWVIGSFTETNEFSVLPTNWLIKTVGPDGRSIIYCKWPPPPTTVSSDIINAAVEPEIDWPSFKVRLANNGKEFCNFKKAWHYKFVLSSDTSASEVDESKNKKLYNQAQKSNFDKASTDSEESEEEAYNILELQCTEKNTHSTILSTTNSNQQKNSSQTTSIRKNSILEVPQVTDDSFNQYDTPYVQNNSLLETVETTDPHVSDKQLRSVYDNNISYNNSLVYENIKLDSSHSAPNFRLNYSDKNIMEKLETVCNEQNIQRLMIERLLLKMDYIAQALKDNSGLHTNTSIQLDEDFLTHFPLIDAAMFTWVENKIINDSNFLDKLGFFIKSIGGSDPKDHVKRTVSKLFSNEYATQCTWTGRGKGITTKIGNTELIKIIKKVVKDCSNKLITDAEFEKCISDWFRYANTRINRSKTKLVQ; this is encoded by the exons ATG gcTACAATAACCAAAAGATGGGTGATTGGGAGCTTCACAGAAACTAACGAATTTAGCGTTTTACCAACAAATTGGTTAATTAAAACAGTAGGTCCAGATGGCcgtagtattatatactgtaaatGGCCACCACCGCCAACTACAGTTTCTAGTGACATAATTAATGCAGCAGTTGAACCAGAGATTGATTGGCCAAGTTTTAAAGTTCGGTTAGCAAATAATGGAAAAgaatttt gtaattttaagAAAGCATGGcactataaatttgtattgagtTCAGACACATCTGCATCTGAAGTTGATgagtcaaaaaataaaaaattatataaccaagctcaaaaatctaattttgatAAAGCGTCAACGGATTCAGAAGAATCTGAAGAAGAAG catataatatattggagcTGCAGTGTACAGAGAAAAATACACACAGTACAATATTGTCTACCACCAACTCCAATCagcaaaaa aACTCCAGTCAGACAACGAGTATCCGAAAAAACAGTATCCTGGAAGTTCCACAAGTCACAGATGATAGCTTTAACCAGTATGACACGccatatgtacaaaataatagtctACTTGAAACAGTTGAAACTACTGATCCGCATGTCTCAGACAAACAATtg AGATCAGtttatgataacaatatatctTACAATAATTCATTGGTATAtgagaatattaaattggatTCAAGTCATTCAGCACCTAATTTCA GATTAAATTACtcggataaaaatataatggaaaAATTAGAAACTGTATgcaatgaacaaaatattcaaagatTGATGATAGAGCGCCTGCTATTGAAGATGGATTACATTGCACAGGCTTTAAAAGACAACAGTGGTTTACATACCAATACTTCTATTCAATTAGATGAAGATTTTTTGACACATTTTCCATTAATTGATGCAGCTATGTTTACTTgggttgaaaataaaattataaacgactcaaattttttagataaactG ggattttttattaagtccATTGGTGGGAGTGATCCCAAAGATCATGTAAAAAGAAcagtttcaaagttatttaGCAATGAGTATGCTACACAATGTACATGGACAGGTCGTGGCAAAGGTATAACTACAAAAATTGGCAACAcagaactaataaaaattataaaaa aagttGTTAAAGACTGtagcaataaattaattactgatgctgaatttgaaaaatgtatttccgaCTGGTTTAGATATGCTAATACCAGGATAAATAGATCAAAAACTAAActagtacaataa